CGTCTCCCCACTGTCGTACTGGGTGGCATGGGACGGTGACCCGGCACTCCGGTAGGTGGAGCCTGGCGTCGCCACGCCTCCTCCTCCGGCAAGCGGTAAGAACTGCGGGGCCGCAATCTCCCCCATCGGGGTGCGAAACTCCTCAAAGGCCAGCGAGTCTCCGGGCGCCATGGTGGAGTTGGGAGTCGCGTACAGTTGCTCCTCGCTAACGTACTCAACGGTGGTGCTGAGCGTGAACTTGGTCTGGACGTGACTGTGTGGAGCCGCCACCACGGGCCGGGTCTGCTGGGGTTCCGGGTTCTTTGGCCCGTGATGGCGACCGTGTGGTATGTTCAGTTTCATGGCATTTAGTGCCTTCTGATTAAGTCTATTGAGTAGAGAAACGGATTTTCTAAAACGACTAtagtttattgatttttttgaaTCGGAAGGCGgccgttgatttttttttatttttgtatgtgGTTGGTAAGTATTAATTATTTGGCAGTTAGTTGTCCAATCACcccattttgttaataattaaaataattttggttaaaaaagaaagagaaatacaagtagattaaaattaaaacattaaaataaaccaaaacagAAAGTATAAGTGGATAAGCTAGGATAAATTATAAAGCTACCATAATGCCaatattttaaaccaaaacatAACGATTTTTGAGTAATGCCTAACCTTGACCATAATCATTATATTATTGGATGATACTTAGTTGGGATGGGAGCCGGTATGATTAGAGAGCAACGAGAGTCGGTTAGTTTTGGTTAGgatttaccaaaaatatacatatccttagaagtatatacatatatcatcCGATTACCCAAGGCCTTTAATAATTTACAAAAGTGTTATAGTACTTATACACAAAGATCTATGAAATTTGTTCCTAAAgcccttagaaaaattagctAATGGTATAAACTCATTCTGGTTTTCATCCTGACTATCCTTgtcctatttttttaaataaattttattagattatatattaaattctaCTCCTTTTATGATCATTTATTGCTTAAAAAACTGACTTTATTTCTGTTCATCACCTAAAAGAAAGAATAAATCTTTCAAGACTCtcttttttcttaaaactaccaaaaaaaatacaaaaataccTTTAAAACGGACATTTTCGGACATGGTAAATACTCCTGCGAGGAACTAGGACCTCCAGCTGATGGCAAATTAATATCCTTTTGTTAATTACCTATAGTATTATCAACATGCAACACAAATACAATAGATGCCTGACATATATCGACTTAGTGGTGATAATGATTcgaattatttatattttagaagataccctttgcaagggtatcCAAAAGAATATGATATACATTTAATAGGTTTTAGTTTACAAacaagatatagatatatatatagatgcTGTTAAATATATGTACCTTAAGCTAATCATAAACTATGAGGTATTTGctcaaaaaaatagttttagaTACATTTTCAGGGTGTACTGCGTACTGCTTAAGCATTTATGCAAATGTAGATATTAGAGCATTATTCGGCTATGACGTAAGAGAGGTTATTCAGATTCATAGGCAAATAAGgtcaaaaatatttgtacaaGAAGGGACATAAAAAGCATATAGACTCTGATTCGATTTGGAAACGTACCTTGCATGCCCCGAGTCGCCCTCGGAACTCTGCCGCGAATGTTGACTGTGGGAGAAGCTGCTGTAGCCCGAACCTTTCGACATCTGCAATGGGAATAATGTGAGTCATACGGACATCATCCTCCAGGCTGATGTATCGTTCCACTCACTTGACTAGTATTACTGGAATTTCGCGAATGACCTATTTCCATTAGGTTGGCGGTGCTAACCACATTACCAGAGAACCCGACTGCTGCTCCTGTGGTACCATAGTTATTGCTGCCAATAATCCCCAGGCCGGGAGCAGCCTGGGACACCGGAGTGGTGGCGTTCGACGCAGACGCATGCTGCTGTAGATTGTCGGTGGTCAGCGTTACCGCCGACTCCGAAGACTCTGACAGCCCCGAGTCTGTCACAATAGCCGCGAAAAACTCCCTATCGATCTCTGCAATGACTGTTGAAGGAATATACAAAGGTTGCTGGTTGACAATTCCATGTCTACTCACCCTCTTCCTTTGTGTTTGAAACTGTCCGCGCTGCCTGCATCCCCTGGGTGCTGGCGACCCCGCCCAAAGTGGCGCCACTGCCTCCCAGTGGAACCGCCGATCCGCCACTGCCGGCCCCAAAAGTGGGCAGAGCACTGGCCGTCGGCGTTTGCAGACCAACTCCAGTGGCTGCATTGGTTATGTCATCCATGGAAGGCTTGCTCTGCTTGCTCTTCAGACTGGGGGTAGGCCTGCAAAGGTGAGATAGTTGCTGGTTACTCATCTACGGTCTGGTCTGGAGGACTTGACTTACGCTTTGAATAGAATATCACCGCTCAACATGTGCATCTTGATGCTCACGCGCAGCATCGAGTTGTCCAGGCGATGGCGCAGGTCGTAGCCCTCGAGAAGGAAGCGCCGCGAGGTGAGGCCGGCGCCCGCAAACTCGGCCAGGTTGAGGTCGATGAAGCCCAGCTTGTAGTAGCTGCGACCGCCCTTCATCTCCTTGCGTATCGATATCCGTAGGTGGCAGGGATCCAGGACGCCGGTTGAGGCATTCGCACTCATTTTGCAGGGAAACTCGAAGCTGCGGTTCCACTCGACGCGATGGTTCCGCACCTCCTCCCTGTGAATGGTGGATGGACATGGTTGATAATGGACACTAGCTATGATTGAGAGTAAGTGGACTCACCGACTACTGTACTCCTGGAAAGACCCCCCATCAAGGAGTCGAATCTTTGCGAATAACACCTCATTAACTAGGGCCACCTCCACCAGGTCCTGCAGCTGTACTTCCACATTGAACTTgtactttttctttttcatcaTAAAGGCCATTCCAGGGGCGCTAGGCCCGAGCAATGTCATCAATTCTTGGCCAACAATCCGTGGTCTGTTGTCTGTTGCCTTCCACGGGAGCTGTATCTAAAAAGGTGTCCTGGGTATTGGCCGAACGTGTGATGGAGACTCTTTTCCTGGGACTGAGGGTGAGGATTGTTAGGGTTACTCGGctcttaattaaattatttttaatgtttctAGATGTCCAGTCGTCCTGCTACTTGACTGCCATTTTCTAAAATAGACGACCGGCGCTGGAATTGAAGGCGTGGGCTGTTGGGCTGCTGGGATGGATGATGGTCATCAACGACTTGTTCGAAAAACTGCAAAAGAAAGCCAGGCATTCAGTAAATTTTTGTGAGTTGTGAGTTGAAAATGTGAAACCAGAGCTGACTTGATGAGCCTGAGCTTGAGGTTGAGGTTGAGGgagttatattatatagaaacATATGCTTATCTGGCAGATAATATCTACACATGTCAGcattttttatcttcctctgatggttatttattattttattagtttAGTTCAGATACTGACTGGCTATGGCCATTCAATAAAGATATTAAATGAAACCCTGCCTGATTCAGGTTGACCCTGTTTGATTTTACCATCAAGATTCGGAATAGAATCGCTATATTATGTCCAATTAACAGAACCGTTCCCTAACAAAATTGCACTTGGACTGACTACAAATGAACTCAACTCGTACTCGCGTTTAATTGAAAACCTTTCATCTTAAAATTGGGTGATTCTgtggaattttattttaagaattttgtAATTCTTGTTACTAAATGTTACCCTTTAGGGAAGTAATTCCAGCTTAGTGAGATGCAAGCCGAGATTATGGCATGTGTTTGCTGGAATTTCAATAAAACACTTCCATGCCCCCGCCTGATGGATGTCGCAATTAGCATTTATCGCCAGAGCTGTGCTGTTTCCAAGTGGGCGGCCCCCAGCCCCAGCGAACTCAACTCAGCCCCAACTAACTACTTGTATTAATTTGTTTGTTCTTTGATAAACTTACACGGGTTTTCCCTTTTATtagttaatattttatactCGAATTACGTAAGTATTATATCGTTTGGCGTGAGTCTGGACTTTGAATTCAACAATAAGCTGCCATTTACTTAATAttcgaaattaaaaacatGACTTATTCGTTTatagagccagagccagagccctGGAGAAGGTTAAGTAAACACAGGCCTTACTTAATTTATAAGCCTTGTCCTAATTACTTAAggtttttatatgtttttttttttaatggatgTGATATGTACtataatttcataattttggaGGAATATTTAGTCATTTTCAGATACTCTCCCTTATATAGAAGCTTTGTGGCTAGTagagtagtagtagtagtagtagtagtatagtaatatagtatagtatatagtaGCAGAAAGTATAGAAAGTATAGTGGCATAGTATAGCTACGATAACCCCCCCTCCATTAGGTCTTTGGATATATAATTCCGATCATACCAAGTTAAGATAAACATATCCCTCTGTATAAACACTGTTGAGAATTTATGGTTTGAGATTCGAAATTATAATAACCCCTGCCACCAATATTCAAATTCCAATTAAACATTTTGGATTCCCAAGGCCGCTGGCCCCTGGACTCTCGGCGAGTCTATTCTCGGGTCTATTTAAAGCACTTATCAGCCCCACTACAGATTATGTCTTCAATTACTGTTTAAGTAGAAAAGTTAAGGAGCCAACCTCTGGAACGGGTTTCCACTATCACTGTGTGTGTCTCCGCCGGAGTGAACCATTCTGTTCATTACCTTATCTACACCTTTATTAGCCATCGTTCGAACGGGCGGGCTTTGTAATTATTAGTTTACCACCTTTGTTTGATTCTTTCCATTCCAAgtattatgtatgtattttttttgttgctcgGTCTTTGCTTATCTTTGGTGGTAAACAGCCCCATAAACTGCGGATGACATATTTCAAGTGCAAAAGATATCAATAGGTTCACCTCTAGATAGGTCCGATAAGGGTTGCGAATTCTGGGCCTCTATGCCCTCGGAGGGTCTCTCATTAGACTGGGACTGAACTGGACTGGAGCTCTTATCTCTCTTCAGGTTAGAAAGTTCCGGGAATGTTAGCCAGGCGGCAACTACGCATTTTATGGCGATTTCCAACCAAAGATAATTGGCGGAGGAAGTGTTGCCGAAAACcgactaaaaaataattgggTCTCCTAATGATAGTGTTATCACGAGAGAATTGAACTCGAAAATTATATGATTTTTTGTGAGAAATACGCGGCCTAACAATGACTCTGTGTATGTGTTctgtttggccaaaaattcgATGACTCACGAAACCATTTTTAGGTACATTCCACCTCCAAACGGCCCAATCATCGGAAATTTCGGGACTCTACCATAATACTATATAAACAACCCACTCAACCACAAGATAGAGGGAGGAGATGGAAGCACCTCCATATCTTGGAACATAAAGGGGCGACAACTAAAGTACTCCACTTCTCTAGGCTCTAATTAAACGTTAATGCCACTTTGGCCATAAGGTGCGTGTCTAGTTCGCTTCAACAGCACAGTAAGGATACACAGTAACGAACTCCTACTagcccaccacccaccacccaccgcccATCGCCCACAAAAACAACGTTTGTTTAAACAGgacaaacttttaaaaaaaatcaataattcGGCGGAGCTGATTTGTGTTATATGTCGGTCTCGATTCGGGGTGGGTTCGGCATACACTATGAAGGCTAGACCGTACCGTAGTACCGTAGTTCAAGTGACCTACGTCCCCTTTGTGGCAGTGGAAGCGGAAGTCGGAAACACTTATTCCACCTGCCCTCCAAAGATGATGCAAGTTGCGTCTCAAGGCGGCGCTGGATAATGAGGACGAGAGGGCTTTGCCGTCGTGACGAGGGAAATCCTTAGAAGAGGTTTCTATAGTATCTATATTTGGATTAAAACCAGAAAGGGGTCTTCTACCTTCTATCCGGCAATTAGAGACGAAATTGCGTACGCAAATAAGAGCAATGGAGAAATGTTTCGGTTTCTTTACACTTTTCGTGTCGAAAATGCTACCTGACTGGTTCAACGAGCTCTGTCTTCTGGCTTCGGGCTTCCTCTTCCGAAGCTTACATCCATTCTCCTAACTTGGCCCTGAGAATTAGGTTCCAAGCTCTATATTGGGGACAGTGGTATGTCTGTAAGGAATTTCGCGACATGGAAACTTAAAATATTGACTGTCTGAttgatatttatattaataaacATCTTTATGACTTacttaaataataaagaaaacaaaatgtttACCCCGAACAGGGGGTCGAACCATCACCTTTCCAAGTGCTCGCTAAAATACACACAGAAATGGAATTTATTGGTTCTGCCGATTCATGGAAAAAATCCAGTACCCAGTACCCAGTTCCGAGTACCGAGTAATGGGGGAAAATGCACAATGCAGCAACGCAATtgacatatatttattttaaataaaacaaaacatgtATCGGTATCTAGCCCCCCCAAATGGCTTGGGGTTATGCGATCAGAAGCACCCACATGCCAGTGGCAAAAATTTGTGTTTAATTGAATGCATCCTCATTAGACAAGCCGTTAAAGTTCCATTCCTGGCTGCTCTGGATGCCCCCTAACTGGCTGGTGGCTGGCTGGCGGGTCGGCTTAACCTCATTGGAGGTGATTTGATATGACAATCGCAAACATCGCACTTGACAACGGTTTTGGTTACGAGATTTAAATTCCAGACCAGTATACCTCTGAAGGTTAAACGAGTCCAtcttttttgtagattttgtttaaaataaattaaagttaCTGGGCATGGgctggtaaaaaaaaaaactagtttcgtTTAATGGCTAGTTCCGGTtactttaaaaagtttaacttttttgaataaaagaattttttgaaataatttacTTTGTATTTAGAGATATTTTTATAGATGATCTAATGAAAAATGGTccaaaataatagaaacacTTGTTTCGTTATTTCTTCtactataatttaaaatagttcTATAATTTCTGTATGAGTACCCCTCTGTTTTTGGAATATTTCAGCTGAATAAAAAGCATTTTGTTTTGATTACTTAATGGTGTTTAGACAATTTGAATGGAAAActagaatatatttttcatcGGAAACTACCGAAAGCTGTTGGGTTTCATTGTCTGATTTTAATGATAAATCAAAGGCATATCTACGCACATATTTTATCACTAAACTCGTTAAATTTCGGCCCCCACTTGGCTGAACGACATTTCTGAGGTCAAATACCCCACTGTGCCCCATTAAAATGCTCATTTCAAGCTCAACCCAGACAGGCTCAAGGCCCGAGGCTAACTAAACTCTTAATAACTGTCATTTCCCATCCCCTAGAATAGGAACTGAGACTCACCTATATCAATTGATGAAAAATCCGTGCAATTTCCGTTTAGTGGGCGGCGGCGATGTTACAAGCAGCTGATTATATAGCGGATGCGAACGAGGGGCACAGACAGacaacgaaacgaaacgaaagcGAAATATTATACACACTTTTCGCACAAATAGAACAAAAAACAACTATCTGCCAGATACCAGATGAAAATTAACATTTGAATagaaaaagcaaataattgGACTTCTCAATGGGCACGAAAATGAGACAAGGTGGCAGCGCCACTGTAGTACCTCAAAGGGCGTCGTACTACTTGTTTCATTGccgttattttgttttgtaaaatGATCTTAGGGCTTAATCGATACTAAAGTATTGCAATTCGTTGCAATTCTAGACATTAATGAGTGATGACGTTAGGAGATGAGAGTGTACATTTTCAAGAACAcgcttcgtttttttttttttgtttctgttttctgtttctctattgttgttgttgttgtcactGTTTTTGCGCTCTAGGCGAGCAGAGCAGAGGAGAATGTAAAAAGgccagagagagagatagagccAGTGGAATAGTGAGTCAAGAGGATGCACACTCCCCCACACCCCCTGCACAATAAACGCAGTTATGATTTTTCCAACTCTTTGCCAGCTCCGTATTTGGCCTAATGAGATTTCAGCACTACACTCCTCCACGGACGGAAGgcactttaattaaaactcgAGAGGGGGACACGACTCCCACACCAACACAAACACGACGCCAGCAACGGTGTCAGGCTATAGCTGCTTACCACTGGACTTGATATTTGATAACTACGCGCACATAATTGAGAGTGTTGGGTCGTCCTTCACTCCGCGTTTGTTTAATTGCCAACAGATTCGCTAAAAAAATGACACCACAACCGAACAATGAGCGAAAATTGTAGGGATGtcgaatatttatttatatcgaACTATCGATATTATCCCCCAAAATAGATATATGTCTAtcgaaattattttgtttgatCTTACTGAGGCTTTGCAACACTGTTTATTGAACTTATCAACACTGCGAAAGATACCAAACATGTGTGCAGTTTCTTTAGAGCGCCAAATTTGAATTCCCGTATTCTTAACAGAAAACCCGAAtcgttttttttctaaaatttttatgattaaaatttaacattcttATAACATTTACAGAATCAACTTTTCTTTCACAAAACTATCTGAACAGTTGAGGTGAACGTACAACACGGAGGCCGCCAATCGGGCCTGCAACTCCTGTTGGCTGAGGTCGTGGGCCCACTCCACACGGCCCCAGAACTTCAGTTGATACTCCTCTTCTAAGCGGGCCAACGCTACAGCCTTCTCCACGGGCAGCATTTGCTCGATGACAGCGCACGCCAGAATAATGGACTTCAAAGTATCCACAGCGAATACAAATCCtaaagaataaatatatttaattatatgtaAATACACTAAGAAATGTAGGTTACCATGCAGTGTTTCTAAGCTGTAGGAATGAAGGTGCTtggcaattttaattttgtctgCCTCACTGACTTGGGGAGGCGTTATGTTCATGGTCTTCTGAAGGTTGACCTCGAAGCGTTGGTTGAACCAGTCAATAACAGGATCCCATTCATTTTGCTGCAATTCCTGAAGAGCTTTCTCGTCCTGCAACGGATTACTTTGTGACTAGGAAggatattttaaaatcaaacaCTTACATCATACTGGAAGAGGACTGTGTCGGTTGGGATAAAGTTTAGAAGGTAGTTAACCATGTCCAGCTTGGTTAGATTGTTCGGATTATCGATGGCCGTAAAGCAGAGCGCGGAGAGGTGCATGCGGGATCGTTCGATGTGTTCCTTTTGGGCATCAAATTCAGTGGCCACGGCTATGGCAAGGGGTTCGCTGCGCACTGTGAATGGTGACCCCTTGGGGGTCTTTAGCTTCCGGTGGTCCAGCACCACCTCGTATCCTCCATCGCTGCTCAGAACAGATGTCTTCTTGTAAAACCTTTTAGGCGGAGTGGCTGTGTAAAATTTGGAAAACCGGCATGTTATGAAATATTCCAACATGTGATTGGTATCAAACATTACCATACTTCCGCGCTTGAGACAAATTACAACCGCCGCTTCGTAGAGCGCGAATCGCGTTAAACAGAAGTTTCCCATTCATTATGGCttattttaatctttatttacaagttatatattaatatttacagTCGGGATATTAGGTAAAAGCTTGGTATGGTATTTCAAATATCGATAAATGAGGTGATTCTTATCGATAGTGTATACACCGACTGTTACTTATTTTCAAAATGTTAGCGTTTACACTGGCTGTAACTTAAATacgctttttaaaaaatagtttttaaagtcTCAGACTTAAgactataaaatataaatttatgttcTAAAAAATAGAACCAAGCAGCTTCAATAAACTTAcaatgtaaatatttcagaAACACAAAATGTCATCAAAATTGtagttgttttttaaattttttgttcgttttttttgTCCGGTTTTATGTGCCTTGAAGGCAAAAACTTCAATGGAGCGTCCCAACGACTTCGAGTCCAGCATGGATGGAAGCCAGGCTACTTTCCAAACAATAAATAACATCAAAAGTCTGGACGCAATATACAAGACTTACATACCAGCTTCAGCTTCAAAAGAACTTAAGACCAAATCAGACTTTAGCATTGCAGACTCCACCACTACCCTTAAAAATGAACCCATTACACCACCTCTTCCATGTCAAATTGTAGACACTTCATCACCATTAAGTAGGAACAATCCACCTTTAAGGAATATAGATAGTTCCATGTCATCATTCCAATTAAATAGATCGGATTCCAGAATCGCTTCTGGACAAATTGTTAAAACTCGGAGCAGTATTGGTGGAGGTAACTATTACTAGATCATTGTTCTATAAAGTCTATAAGGGATCTATAAAGGACCATCTCAAATCCTGTTAATtcttatacaaaatataaataggaTCTTCCAGTTGTTGGGGTCAATCGCCCAACGTTACTTTCGCTGAACCGGAAATTTGTAGCGATCCCTATTATGATCAAGGCTCGTCATCCAATTGTGGCTGTGGCTGGTCTCCCACGCAGTCAACTTGGAACCAATCTCAGATGCAGAGCGGACCGCCCACGAGTCAATCCCAACCGATATCAGG
This region of Drosophila bipectinata strain 14024-0381.07 chromosome 2L, DbipHiC1v2, whole genome shotgun sequence genomic DNA includes:
- the l(2)k14505 gene encoding ATP synthase mitochondrial F1 complex assembly factor 2, coding for MNGKLLFNAIRALRSGGCNLSQARKYATPPKRFYKKTSVLSSDGGYEVVLDHRKLKTPKGSPFTVRSEPLAIAVATEFDAQKEHIERSRMHLSALCFTAIDNPNNLTKLDMVNYLLNFIPTDTVLFQYDDEKALQELQQNEWDPVIDWFNQRFEVNLQKTMNITPPQVSEADKIKIAKHLHSYSLETLHGFVFAVDTLKSIILACAVIEQMLPVEKAVALARLEEEYQLKFWGRVEWAHDLSQQELQARLAASVLYVHLNCSDSFVKEKLIL